The following coding sequences are from one bacterium window:
- a CDS encoding Gfo/Idh/MocA family oxidoreductase — MTSIRMGVVGVGHMGSYHVAALSELMDVDVGLVAVADQDFGRAREIADRYGAEAFPHASGLIGKVDAVVIAVPTPDHHPVSRMFLNAGLHVLVEKPISNQLDKARDLFEVARKNSLVLHVGHVERFNGAVQEMVQIVQEPLLIECRRLGPFAARIREDGVVLDVMIHDLDIVLRMVEEEIVSISAVGGPVLSDRDDVAIVQLRFSGGCVANLTASRVTQSKIRTMAISQLDSYIFLDYADQELRIHRQASSEHYLTREELKYREQTQVERVFVHKDENPLKLELRHFIQNIRSGQIIEDVERELRSLDVALHVLELLNVPAPVSN; from the coding sequence ATGACTTCTATTCGAATGGGTGTAGTCGGGGTCGGTCACATGGGAAGTTACCACGTGGCCGCCCTGAGCGAGTTGATGGATGTGGACGTGGGTTTGGTCGCGGTAGCGGACCAGGATTTTGGCAGGGCCCGCGAGATCGCCGACCGGTATGGCGCCGAAGCCTTTCCCCATGCGTCCGGACTCATCGGGAAAGTGGACGCGGTGGTCATCGCCGTCCCCACCCCCGATCACCATCCGGTTTCCCGCATGTTCCTGAACGCGGGACTCCATGTTCTCGTGGAAAAACCCATCAGTAACCAGCTGGACAAAGCCCGCGATCTTTTCGAGGTAGCCAGGAAAAACTCCCTGGTGCTGCATGTGGGCCATGTGGAACGCTTTAACGGTGCGGTGCAGGAGATGGTTCAGATCGTTCAGGAGCCACTTCTCATCGAATGTCGCCGTTTGGGTCCCTTCGCCGCGCGCATCCGGGAAGACGGGGTTGTACTGGATGTCATGATTCACGATCTCGATATCGTGCTTCGGATGGTGGAGGAGGAGATAGTCTCCATTTCCGCCGTGGGAGGCCCCGTTCTCAGCGATCGGGATGATGTGGCCATCGTTCAGCTGAGGTTTTCGGGCGGTTGCGTGGCGAACCTGACGGCCAGCCGCGTGACGCAGAGCAAAATACGCACCATGGCCATTTCACAGCTGGATTCCTACATTTTTCTGGACTATGCCGACCAGGAACTCCGCATCCACAGGCAGGCCAGCAGCGAACACTACCTGACCCGGGAAGAGCTAAAATACCGGGAGCAGACGCAGGTGGAACGGGTTTTCGTCCACAAGGATGAGAACCCGTTGAAGCTGGAATTGCGCCACTTCATCCAAAATATCCGTTCGGGACAAATTATCGAGGATGTGGAGCGGGAGCTGCGATCGCTGGATGTGGCGCTTCATGTCCTTGAATTACTGAATGTTCCCGCCCCCGTTTCCAACTAA